The Magnolia sinica isolate HGM2019 chromosome 10, MsV1, whole genome shotgun sequence genome includes a window with the following:
- the LOC131217198 gene encoding peroxidase 16 — protein sequence MEHSHAFVLSILLSLFILPPTAVAQLRQNYYQNVCPNVESIVRNAVTQKFQQTFVTAPATLRLFFHDCFVRGCDASVLISSPNGRAEKDHPDDISLAGDGFDTVIKAKAAVDSDPRCRNQVSCADILAMATRDVVALTGGPFYPVELGRLDGRISTKASVQHRLPHPTFNLDQLNTMFATHGLSQTDMIALSGAHTLGFSHCGKFSKRIYNFAPGRPIDPSLNPGYAQQLRQMCPRNVDPRIAINMDPTTPQTFDNTYFKNLQQGMGLFTSDQDLFTDPRSQSTVNLFASSNVAFQQAFITAITKLGRVDVKTGNQGEIRRDCSVPN from the exons ATGGAGCATTCACATGCATTTGTTCTATCAATTCTCCTCTCTCTATTCATTCTACCACCCACAGCTGTAGCTCAGCTAAGGCAGAATTACTACCAAAACGTCTGCCCCAATGTTGAATCCATTGTCCGAAATGCTGTCACGCAGAAGTTTCAGCAGACGTTTGTGACAGCCCCTGCAACGCTCCGGCTCTTCTTCCATGACTGCTTTGTTCGG GGATGTGATGCGTCCGTTCTGATTTCATCGCCAAATGGAAGGGCTGAGAAGGACCATCCTGACGATATATCGCTTGCTGGGGACGGGTTCGATACGGTGATCAAAGCCAAGGCAGCTGTCGATAGTGATCCGAGGTGCAGGAACCAGGTCTCTTGTGCTGATATCTTGGCTATGGCCACCAGAGATGTGGTTGCACTG ACTGGTGGGCCATTTTATCCGGTTGAGTTGGGGAGACTCGACGGTCGAATCTCTACTAAAGCCAGCGTCCAGCACCGTCTTCCCCATCCTACATTCAATCTAGACCAGCTCAATACCATGTTCGCCACTCATGGCCTCTCGCAAACGGATATGATCGCGTTATCAG GTGCTCACACCCTTGGATTTTCTCACTGTGGCAAGTTCTCAAAAAGAATCTACAACTTCGCGCCTGGTAGGCCGATTGACCCGTCACTCAATCCGGGTTACGCTCAACAGCTGCGTCAGATGTGCCCAAGGAATGTTGATCCTAGGATTGCCATCAACATGGACCCCACAACGCCTCAGACTTTCGACAACACCTACTTTAAGAACCTCCAGCAGGGAATGGGATTGTTCACCTCTGATCAGGACTTGTTCACTGACCCAAGGTCGCAGAGTACGGTGAATCTGTTTGCTAGCAGCAATGTGGCCTTCCAGCAGGCTTTCATTACTGCCATTACAAAGCTTGGGAGAGTGGATGTCAAGACTGGAAATCAAGGGGAGATCCGCCGAGATTGCTCCGTTCCAAATTAG
- the LOC131217197 gene encoding uncharacterized protein LOC131217197 — MGTELQYALDPLATLPQNDRNAVTVAFKTSNPWAYSRQRFLEENRTGSDKIQESMDKSLEQYNRESVRKTMLKQEEIFKDQVRELHRLYSVQKMLMAELQSKETKLPSPANTSPASFHVGRHYLDVDPGTGYWTRATCSTAHRSPFSNNHCPTTQTNPGHSLDQLYKVRANPSSQELSSCSKDTSRLQWGFDLERPAGEDISTDVSTIEDQVPVTQRPMKNKMTVDGPQDPFFYTDRESDVELTLSIGYCSNKKKMKHRSSSNLELGCSELNPDETRQLIPSMSVRSDREEECSNTAGASLDRGSLQRPHWLFQALSLNRT; from the exons ATGGGAACAGAACTGCAGTATGCTCTAGATCCGTTAGCCACATTGCCGCAGAATGACCGCAATGCAGTAACTGTAGCATTCAAAACTTCAAACCCCTGGGCCTATTCTAGACAGAGATTTCTCGAGGAGAATAGGACTGGTTCGGACAAGATTCAAGAATCCATGGACAAATCGCTTGAACAATACAATAGAGAATCCGTGCGGAAGACGATGCTGAAGCAAGAAGAGATTTTCAAGGATCAG GTACGGGAACTCCACCGGCTGTATAGTGTCCAGAAGATGTTGATGGCCGAGCTACAAAGTAAGGAAACAAAGCTCCCCTCGCCTGCTAATACATCTCCAGCATCATTTCACGTTGGGCGCCACTACTTAGACGTTGATCCCGGAACTGGGTATTGGACTCGGGCCACTTGTTCGACAGCCCACCGTTCTCCTTTCAGTAACAATCACTGCCCCACCACTCAAACGAATCCTGGCCATAGTTTGGATCAGCTATATAAGGTAAGGGCCAATCCAAGCTCACAGGAACTGAGTAGCTGCTCCAAAGACACTAGCAGGCTGCAGTGGGGCTTTGATCTTGAGCGGCCCGCCGGAGAAGATATCTCCACTGATGTCAGCACCATTGAAGATCAGGTCCCAGTTACCCAAAGGCCCATGAAAAACAAAATGACAGTCGACGGTCCTCAAGACCCGTTTTTCTACACAGACAGGGAGAGTGATGTTGAGCTGACATTGAGCATCGGATACTGCAGCAATAAGAAGAAAATGAAGCATCGTTCAAGTTCGAATCTCGAATTAGGCTGCTCTGAGTTGAACCCAGATGAAACCAGACAGCTGATTCCGTCCATGTCGGTTAGATCCGATCGAGAAGAGGAATGCAGCAACACTGCTGGTGCAAGTTTAGACCGAGGAAGCTTACAGCGACCACATTGGCTTTTTCAAGCTCTGAGCTTGAACAGAACATGA